A window of the Lactuca sativa cultivar Salinas chromosome 5, Lsat_Salinas_v11, whole genome shotgun sequence genome harbors these coding sequences:
- the LOC111913831 gene encoding uncharacterized protein LOC111913831, with protein MLIGGRLVGVADHVKAKCPLFASNPVQSLAPGTLHIIDGRQGQVEAAKARGRVFQLTAEEARITPNVVVGTFLVSSVTALMLIDSGVSRSVVSTSFCTNFSVAREALDQPLTVAIADDRMISASEIYQDCVLEIFGVGFPIDLIIIAMGDVYMITCMDWLSWFGALNNCEKKLVMVHDPSRGVLTTYGEGTRVGYDLCSIVRMRRHLHHGCMRYLTYVVDPRAEGKQSVSYVLIVRDFLDIISHDFLGVPPER; from the exons ATGCTAATAGGAGGGAGATTGGTTGGAGTTGCAG ACCATGTGAAGGCCAAGTGTCCACTTTTTGCATCGAATCCAGTTCAATCTCTTGCTCCTGGGACACTACACATCATTGATGGGCGTCAGGGGCAGGTTGAGGCCGCCAAGGCTCGGGGTCGGGTTTTTCAATTGACTGCAGAGGAGGCCAGAATTACACCCAATGTCGTTGTTG gtactttccttgtgagttCTGTAACTGCCTTAATGTTgattgactcgggtgtgagtcggtctgTTGTGTCGACATCTTTTTGTACAAATTTTAGTGTTGCTCGTGAGGCCTTGGATCAACCTTTAACGGTCGCTATAGCCGATGATCGCATGATTTCAGCTTCTGAGATATACCAGGATTGTGTAttggagattttcggtgttggaTTCCCAATTGATCTCATCATTATCGCAATGGgagatgtttacatgattacatgtatggattggttgagctggTTTGGAGCATTGAATAACTGCGAAAAGAAGTTAGTGATGGTTCATGACCCAAGTAGGGGAGTACTGACTACttatggagagggcaccagggTTGGTTATGATTTATGTTCCATCGTGAGGATGAGGCGGCATCTTCATCATGGGTGTATGAGGTATCTAACATATGTTGTTGATCCACGGGCAGAGGGAAAGCAGTCAGTTTCTTATGTTCTTATTGTGAGGGATTTTCTTGATATTATTTCTCATGATTTTCttggtgtgcctcctgagaggtag